GGGCAAGAGCCTCGCCGGCGTGGGAAAGACCATGGAGGACCTGGAAGCCGAGCTCAAGCCCAAGGCCGAGGAGCTGGTCAAAACCCAGATTTTCCTCGCCGCCGTGGCCGCCAAAGAGGAGCTCTCCGTCAGCCCGCAGGAGATGGACGCGTTTTTCTACCGCCTGTCCACCCAGACCGGGCAGGACGTGGTGCTGCTCAAGCGCTACTACGAGGATAACGGGCTTATGATCCTGGTGCGCGACAAGCTGCTGGCGGACAAGGCCGCCGACTTCATTTACGCCAATGCCCTTGTGACCAAGGTGCCGGCCACTGAAAAGCCGGAGGAAGACGACAAGGGGTATGGCGTGCGCGAGTAGCGCGTCACAAGCTGGCTTCTTTTTTGCATGACCTGTAATGCGGTCATGGTGGGCGAAACGGCGGCAGCCCGTCGTTTCGCCCGGAACCCCAACCCCTGCGGTCGCGGCGAAGGCGGCTGGCGACAAACATAATTGTCGCACCGTGTCGCCCTCCGGCGCAAAAAGGGAGCACAATGACTACCGTCCCTATTGTCATAGAAACCACGGGCCGTTCCGAACGGGCCTACGACATCTATTCGCGTCTGTTAAAAGACCGCATCATCCTGCTCGGCAGCGCGGTGGACGATTACGTCGCCAACCTGATTTGCGCCCAGCTGCTCTTTCTCGAGTCCGAGGACCCGGAAAAGGAAATTTCCCTGTACATCAATTCCCCGGGCGGCGTCGTTTCGGCCGGGCTGGCCATCTACGACACCATGCAGTACGTCATGCCGCCGGTTTCCACGTTGTGCATGGGCCAGGCCGCCAGCATGGGCGCGCTGCTCCTTTGCGCCGGCGCCACCGGCACGCGTTACGCCCTGCCCCACAGCCGCATCATGATCCACCAGCCTTCGGGCGGCTTCCAGGGGCAGGCCACGGA
The sequence above is a segment of the Solidesulfovibrio fructosivorans JJ] genome. Coding sequences within it:
- the clpP gene encoding ATP-dependent Clp endopeptidase proteolytic subunit ClpP, which codes for MTTVPIVIETTGRSERAYDIYSRLLKDRIILLGSAVDDYVANLICAQLLFLESEDPEKEISLYINSPGGVVSAGLAIYDTMQYVMPPVSTLCMGQAASMGALLLCAGATGTRYALPHSRIMIHQPSGGFQGQATDIEIHARETRRTREALNEIMAKHTGQPIEKIQVDTERDNFMSAEEAVAYGLVDKVFASREPVAKTESGDA